In the Triticum aestivum cultivar Chinese Spring chromosome 2B, IWGSC CS RefSeq v2.1, whole genome shotgun sequence genome, ATTTGCGTCGAGTCCGATTGCATGGAGGTCGTTGAAGTCATGCAAGGGGGTGGTAATTCGCTAGGCCCGGCAGCCGCAATTTATGAAGAATGTTCTTTTCTTGCTAGAAATTTTATTTCTATTATGTTTTCCTACTGCCCTAGGGAGGCCAATGCGGCGGCAGATTTATTGGCTAGAAACTTGGAGTTCTCTCATACAATTGTTTGGAAATCGGAGCCTCCGCGGTTTCTAGTAGAAGTATTAACAAACGATGTATCACTTTTTGCGCATGaaatataaaccgccatgacggctttccctcaaaaaaagtggtagaagagctcaccttataaagaggtgcaaggcTCACTcaactttagtcccactcacacgATTCACAAACTAtacatgaatgggccaagagaatttcatcttcattttttttcttcggttttcttatttcttctccatttttgtttggttttcccttttcttctttatttttgttttttcttatgtttgttttcattctcactctacattttcgtacatGTTAAAAACATTTCtttaataagtgatcaacattttttatatacccATTCAACATTGTTCGAAtgtttattcaacatttttcaaataattgctgaacattttaatacttattcaacaattttcaaatacttgttcaacactttcaatacttattcaacaatttcagtacttattcaacatttttatacatgttcaccattttcaaatacttattcaccATTTTCAAATATTTATTCAAGATTTTCGAATAATGGTTCAAGacttttcaaatactcgttcaacaatttttaatacttattcaacatttgtcaaatacttcttcaatatttttaaacTTATTCAAAAAAATTCggatacttgttcaacatttttcaaatacttattcaacattttgcaacatttttcaaatatatttttgaagAGTGTTTTTTATATATATGTACAATATTTTAAAGTATGAAGAAAAGTAcaaaataaagcaagaaacaagaacgtaaaacagaaataaaaaacaaaaaacaggccGTGGCCTCCCGCACTGATGGGCTGGCCCATCTGGGCTACCGCGACGCGGGGCATCCCTGGAAAGTTCGTTACAGATTAATGGGCCTGGGCTGACTAAGTTCTAGAAGCAGCAAATCGGAAAGAGAAAAGTATCGTTTTCCCCCTCAAATCCTTCATGATGGATCAAATCCCCCCTCAAGTCTAAAACCGGATTAATCACCCCCTCAAATCTGTAATACCGGATCAATCAGGCCCCGAGTGGTTTTGAGCAGGATTTTAGGTGGTTTTGGAGAAGAATCGCACGATTTCGAACTTGTCGGGTGGCGGCGAGCGAGCCCGTCGAGGACTTTGCTACCAGCTCATTCTCCACGTGTCCATCATGACGTACTGCAGCAGTAGCCATGCTATGCCCATTTGTGCCGCCATCTGCAGCCTGCGCGTCTCGGCGCACGCGGCCATGGTGGCCACTGTGCCAGTCGCCGTCGCGTGCCCGATCCCCGTGAGCCGCAGCGGCGCGAACGCCACGGATGATGCGACGGCCCTGTTATGATCGTGACGCAGGTGGCGACGAGCACCGTCTCGATGGACGTCGGCGGCGCTGCCCGTGATGTGGGAGTCCGTCTTCGTGCCCTGCTGCACGAACATGGTCTGCGCTTGCGTGTTGGTGAGGAAGTAGACGGCCGGTGTGAGCCATATCGGGGTCAGCCGCAGCATAGTCGTCGGCCAGTGTGAGCCATATCATGCTCCTCCAATTGGATCGCCGTGCACAACCTCCATAGCCGGTTCAGGTtgcgtcttccaagtcctcgtcCGTGACAATGGCAGCCCTGTCCAAACAACTGGTGCACGAGCATGTGTGTTAATCTGAAGAAATCACTTGTGCTGGGAATCTAGTTGAACTGATTTTTTTTAATAGGACTTGAATTGGTGGGTGTGCTGCAATCGCTTGTGGATTGGACTGAAGTATGTACACATGTTAAGACTGTCAGGTTACTTGAGAAGAATGTTGGGAATCCTATCCCGTGCTGTGATGCCCGATGTGAGTTGCATAATCAGGAAATTAGACTGATTGATCATGTCTGCACTGCATATGTAACTGGTTCAGATTGCCTGGTCATCAAGCATGCATAAAACATGCGCCTGCAGGATCGGGCGACTCTGGCGCGAGGCGGCCGCCCTGATCAATGGCTTCGTGGAGGTCCTCTTCAACTCTGTCAGCGCGCAGGTTTTGCATATGGCTGTCTTCCTCCTCGGGGAGCTCGCCTCCCGAACATGTGCGTCGAGCCGAAGTCCGCGTCAGCGATCCTTCTGAGCCAGATTCCCCTAGAATAAGGGGTCGGCCGGGGGAGCACGTCGCCGGTGCCGAGATCCTAGAAAATTTCCACGTCGTCGGCGACGTCGACAAGTTAGAAATCTTGCAGTTCCTATCAAAACCACCTAAAATCTTGTTCAAAACCGCTCGGGGCCTGATTGATCCGGTATTACAGATTTAAGGGGGTGATTAATCCGGTTTTAGACTTGAGGGGGATTTGATCCATCATAAAGGATTTGAGGGGGGAAACGATACGGAAAAGAGAGATTGCCCAGGCCGCAAGACTAGGTTTGGGCATATATATATACTACCGGCGCCATCGGATCGATCTAGGGTTTAATAACCTGCCAAGGGCCGCCGCCCCCTATCCAATCGCTGCCGCTGAACGGAGAAGCATGCCGCTGAACGGAGAAGCATGCCGCTGAGCGTTTCCGCCGAACCCGAAAGAGCATGTTGGAGTGCCGTCTTCTGCTCTCTGCAGGTATTTTGATTTTGTATCTGCTAGCTAGACGAAATAGTTTACCCAACATCGATCTGATCGATGGAAGCATGATTGATTACGGTCCTAGGAGTAtctctttctttttcattatttaTACAATAACCGATCCTCTCCTGAAACAGGCCTGCATCTCTGAGCCCATTAGATTTATTCATTACGGGACTCTCGATGTTGTTCGACGGCTTTTTTTTAGTAGAGGTGTAAGGGAAAGGGAAAGGGCAAGGGGAACGGGAACGGGAGAAGAAACTGCCAATCCTGCTGATGAGCAAACGGGAGACAAAAACTCTCctgctgcagatgatgattacaGCGAGCAGCTTGCTGAATACGGCCACAATAGTGATCGCTACGATGGCAGTAACTGTGGCGACTACTATGACACAGATGGCGACTGGTCTGAGATCGGTGGATATGAAGAGTACTACAGAAAGGATATTCCACCGAGTCTCAAAATTGGCTATGACGGAGACAGCATTAATCTATCGATGGCTTACAGCTTATCTCGGGACTTGGTGGAGCTGTTATCTGTGCGTCCCCGATTTCCCTTCGTGGGCACCTTCGTTGCTTTCAACGATCGTTCCCATTACTACTGCAACTCGGAGAATGGACCACTTCATCGTAATGTTGATTCACAGGTATATGTAATGCACCCTCTGTTTCATAGTAGAGCGCTTCTTATGGCTTATTCTATTCAAAGATATTGCATATGGTTTTTGTAGGATTTAGATCCTTAGAATGTTTCGTGGGATTAGAACTTTAAGATAATTTCCCTTATGATTCATTTGCAATCTATTTTGGAGTTATAGATATAGACTGGCACAATCCAATTCAACATTTTGTTCATTCAGGTTTGATTGTGTCAATAGTTTCTATAGCTGGAATTTGGTTTATCGTTGGATGAACTGCATTCCCAATATTGCTACCAAGAAAATAAATAGTAGCTACAGCTAGTCCATATGAGTAGCCAGCCATCCGCATTGTAAATACAGGATAGGTTCGATCTGTGGTTATTTAGGGCCTCCTAAAAGGATCTATGGATTCATCGATTTGTCATAAAGAAACAAAATGGCCGTTTATTCCTTGTCGGCATTCCATGAAGTACTCGTTTGGCCGAAGACTTCGAAACACGTCATAAGCTAAACCCGTACTAACAAATAGCCAACCTGCAATGAACAGGGAAGGTATTACATTCAAACCTTCCGTTAGAATCCCTTTGTTTCTTCTGCGTTGTCAAACACTCTTGCATCTGAATTTTTAGGGACAATTTCATTCAAAGGAATTCGTGTGGAATTTTCTCTATGTTGGCTTGATTTGTAGGATTACAATCCATATGAAATTTCCTTCAAAAATTTCCATATGGTTTTCGTGTGCATGATCAAACATCCATACAACTTTGTAGTACTCCATTTGTTCCTTTATGTTAGGCATATTTGTTTTTTTTACTATATTCTAATGTAAGGGGTATTTGTAACCCCATATAATTCCGCTTTTACTCCTCCACCCATCATGTACATGGCAACCTCACGATAAAATCAAGCCAACATCCCAATCGGTTGGTTGAAAAAAAAAAAGCTCCCAATATTTTCATTTTGGTTTGTATGCAATCCTTCTTCGGGGGATGCCTTGCGTGGCCCCATGGTTTTCGAGTCGAACGACTAAAAGTTGGCCGTGCCTGTCATATTTTTTCCCATTTGCTTGCACAACCCCCCCATGAAACCTAGATCGCCCCAGAATCCCCCCCGACCCAAACCTATCCTGGCTTATGCGACCCTCTCCCTTGGCTGCCGCCGCCCCCACAATCCTGCCGACCGGTGCCGCCGCAAGCTGGTCCGctcctcccctggttgctgctgctgctggtctGCTCCTCCCCTGGTGCCGCggctcctcccttggttgccgctGACTATTAATAAGTATATACATTTACTATGGTAGTTTTTTTTACAGTCAGGACTAGTCGAGAGTCGCTACCCCAGAACGACTCGTTGATTCAAAAACATTGCATGACCCATGCAAGTAGAGTAGGAGATCATGTATGCGGGCGACTTTGCTATTGCGGGCCACCGAATCGACTTGCTTCCGTCTGAAGTGGATTCCAGCTTGTGTTTCCGGTCTTTTAATCTTAACATCGAAGGGATTAGCAAGGTGTACTTCAGCCCCAATCGCTCCTTAATAATGTCTGTTGGCCATTGTgtaaaaaataatacaccttagataAAGGAACATAGTGAGTATAAGATGGCATGCCATTCTATTCATGTGTCTTTCCTATTCATGCATTTTATAATTCTTGCAAATAGAAGAGGCCCTTAGTTCTGTAACCTATCTTTAACCTCTTGAAATGAAGGCAGTAtatctttatttttgtttttttcgcATCTTTTgaatcattttattccattgccaTATGCGCAGGGTAATTTGATTCTCAGGGCAGAAGGGGCGGCGCTTGAGGACTATGTCCGCATTAAAGTTGAAATCCCAGAGGATGATAACCGGATTGACACTGCAAACTACGTCTTCTATGTGGACCCATACTTCTGTAACAATGTCATTGTCCACACAATGCCAACAAGATATGGCCGTGATATAGACGTGTTTTTCGTGCCGATGTATCGTGCTATACAGGCCAGATTGTGCGTCAACCTTGATCTCACATCTGGCAGTGGCTGTAGCTATGCATATGGCGAAATCACAGCGCACCATGAGTTCTACGGCGACTTCAATGTCCTGCTTTTCCAGTGTGGAGAAGATGATATGGCAGAGGTTGTCGATGGCACACTTCCATTGTTGCGGACTTGGGCAGCTGTTCCGATATACTTAGAGCCCCTCTTGATAATCAAGCTGAACCTTAGCGTTTTTACTAATTCTGACCATGTTAATGACGGTCATGCCATCTCCTTCCAAGGTGATCTTACCTTCTACCATGATCAGTATGAAAAGGCAATCTGCAATGCTGACCATGGTAAAGTTGAAGTGCAGATTGGGTACCGTTAATTGCCCAGCAGGGGGATGCTATCCGTTGTAAACTAACCTTTTATATGTATGATATTGCTGTATGGATCAGCTGGATTTATATAAAAGTGGTTTCATAACTATTTTAGTGATttgaacgctcttatattagtttacggagggagtatatctctcTGAATGGCTGTCCGGTTATCATGTCTTTTTTGGCGTTCTGGTACATTATGTTGCCGCTGGATGTGGACCCTTGATATTTTTTCTGAAGTGTTGTGTCGGCTTCATGCTTTTGCTCGTAATACGTCAACGCGTGGAAATTGTTCTACAGTTGTGAGGCGTGTCGTGTCTATGGCTGCCTCTCTCACGTTTATATGCCGCAATTTGGCCATCGAAGATTTGAAGCCTGGGGCGTACAGGTTTGTGCACGCTGTGCAGGGGGCGGCAGATAGGACCATGTACTTTCACCGGATGCCTTTACACTATGGCAAATTCATTGTATTCACCATCGAATTTTTATTTATAAGTTACCATGCATATCATGCCAAATTCTTTTTGTACATAGTGTACGTTAAAAATCTACCATGACCTTTATAAAACAGGTTTTTGTCTTTTCCAATTTGTTTTGCCATGATTTTTAGTGAACATATTATTTCTTCCACCCACAAAAAAATAACATATTATTTCTTCAATTTTGACATGGAACATGACAAATTTATGTTTATATGCAGCTTAACCATGGCAAATTTACTGTACAAACCATGTCAAATTAATTTTA is a window encoding:
- the LOC123045779 gene encoding uncharacterized protein, which translates into the protein MPLSVSAEPERACWSAVFCSLQACISEPIRFIHYGTLDVVRRLFFSRGVRERERARGTGTGEETANPADEQTGDKNSPAADDDYSEQLAEYGHNSDRYDGSNCGDYYDTDGDWSEIGGYEEYYRKDIPPSLKIGYDGDSINLSMAYSLSRDLVELLSVRPRFPFVGTFVAFNDRSHYYCNSENGPLHRNVDSQGNLILRAEGAALEDYVRIKVEIPEDDNRIDTANYVFYVDPYFCNNVIVHTMPTRYGRDIDVFFVPMYRAIQARLCVNLDLTSGSGCSYAYGEITAHHEFYGDFNVLLFQCGEDDMAEVVDGTLPLLRTWAAVPIYLEPLLIIKLNLSVFTNSDHVNDGHAISFQGDLTFYHDQYEKAICNADHGKVEVQIGYR